The following DNA comes from Mucisphaera calidilacus.
CCGGGGATGACATTCATCGATGGCGGCGCGAACCTCGGGCTTTACAGCCTGATCGCCTCGCGCTGCGTTGGCGACGACGGGCGTGTCCTCGCCTTCGAGCCGAGCGGGCGCGAGTATGACCGCGCCTGTCACCACGTCGCGCTCAATCAGCTGGAGAACGTCACGGTTCTGCGTGCCGCACTCGCCGACCGGCCCGGCCGGATCGGGATCAAGATCGCCGACGAGAAGCACGCCGGGCACAACACGCTCGGCGGGTTCGTCTACCACGCCACACAACTCGACCGCGTCGAGCAGGTTGAGGCGACGACCCTCGACGACGCCGTCCGCGAGCACAACCTCACTCGTGTTGACGTGGTCAAACTCGACCTCGAGGGTTCCGAGCACGCCGCCCTGCAGGGCGCAGCACAGACCCTCGAAAGGTATCGCCCCGTGTTGCTGATGGAGTTTTCCGACCCGAGCCTGCGGGCGCAGGGCAGTTCCGCAGAGGCTCTGCGTGCCTGCGTCGAATCGTTCGGCTACAGGCTGGGCCGTATCGAGAACGACGATGCCGACTTCGAGCCGCTGCCGGATACGTCGTCGCTTGAGGCTTCGGTCAACGTTGTTGCCATGCCCCGGGAGGCCGCGCGTCGTGCTGCCTGAATCCTGCCAACCCGGGCCGATTCATGACGACCCGCCCGGCATCGAACGGGCCCGGCCGTGCTCGCTTGCCGTCGTCATCCCCAGCTACAACCGGGCCGAGTACCTGCGCGACGCGATTGACTCGGTGTTGGCGCAGGATCATCCCGACCTGTCGCTGCTGGTCATGGATGGCGGCTCGACCGACGGCTCGATCGAGATTCTCAGGTCGTATGGCGACCGGGTCGCGTGGGTCTCCGAGCCCGACGAGGGACACGCCGACGCCATCAACAAGGGCTGGGAACGCACGCGTTCTGAGGTGATCGCCTGGCTCAACGCCGACGACTGCTTCGCTTCGCCGCGGGCAGCACGCCTGGCTTGCCAGTATCTCGCCGCCTCGCCCGAGACCGACATCGTCTACGGCGACTGCCACTGGATTGACGAGCGGGGCGACGACCGCGGGATCGCCTACGCCCAGCCCTTCTCACTTAGCTTTGCCGTGGTCACCGCCGACCACTGCATCCCTCAGCCCGCCTCGTTCATCCGCCGATCGGTGGTCGAACGCGTCGGGGCTCTGAGTCTTGATGTCTTCGCCAAGGACCGCGAGTTCTGGCTGCGTGCCGGGCTGCACGGACGCATCGACTACTGGCCGCGCCACCTCGCCGACCAGCGCAACGACGAGGGCATCAGCTACCTCGGCCGACGCGTCGCGCCGGCGATCGTCGAGGTCACGCGTTCCTTTTACCGACTCCAAGGCGTCCCCGAAGACCTGCTCCGGCTCAAGCCGCGTGCCATGAGCAACGCCCACCTGCGCGCCGCCTACTACGCGTGGGCCGGCGGTCGGCAGTGGGACCTCTACCTCTGGCACCTGCTCTGCGCGCTGGCCAGCGACGCCCGCAACCTCCCGCGCATCCGCTGGCACTTCCGTCGCTACGTCGGCGAATCGCTTGGCATCCGAAAACCTCAGCGGCCTATCCCCGCCTGAATGGAGGGAACCCATGACCCAGGCACAGACTTTCGAGAGCGTCCCGATCGACCGTGTCCGACGCTTCTGGAACGACCGGCCCTGCAACCTCCGCCACTCGCCGGAGCCCGTCGGGACCCGTGCTTACTTCGAGCAGGTCGCCCGTCGCAAGTACCACGTCGAGCCGCACATCCCGCGCTTCGCGCAGTTCGATCGATGGAAGGGCAAGCGCGTGCTCGAAGTCGGTTGCGGCATCGGCACCGACACCATCAGCTTCGCCAGCGCCGGCGCGCACGTCACCGCCGTCGATCTCTCTGAAGCATCCCTGAACCTGACCCGCCAGCGTGCCGAGATATTTGGCGTCCGCGATCGTGTCCGGACCGTTCACGCCAACGCCGAGGAACTCGATCAGGTCATCGACGTCGAGCCTTACGACCTCATCTACTCCTTCGGCGTGATCCACCACACGCCCCACCCCGACACGGCCCTGCGTGCTTTACACCGCTTCGCCGGACCCGACACGCAACTCAAGCTGATGGTCTATTACCGCTACGCCTGGAAGGTGATGGCCATCGTGCTCACGGAGGGCTACGGGCGATTCTGGAAGCTCAACGAACTGGTCGCACGCAGCTCCGAGGCGCAGAGCGGCTGCCCGGTGACCTACACCTACACGCGGCGCACCGCCGCCGAGTGGCTCGAACGCTGCGGTTTTGAGCCGACCGCCATGGCCGTCGATCACGTCTTCCCGTACCGCATCGCCGATTACAAGGAGTATCGCTACGTCCGCAGCTGGCACTTCCGCTGGATGCCCAACCTCCTGTTCCGCGGGCTGGAGCGCACCATGGGCTGGCACCTCTGCATCGACGGTCGCGCCGGCGCCACGAGCTGACACGATGCAGATCGCCTTCTTCACCACGCCCAAACCCTTCCACGGCCACGCTGGTGTCATCCAGCGCAACGCCCTGCGTTCCTGGGCTCGCCTTGACCCGCGTCCCGAGATCATCCTGCTGGGGGATGACGCGGGCACCGCCGAGATGGCGTTCGAACTCGGTGCCGAGCACCTGCTCGACATCCCGCGCACCGACGAGGGCATGCCGCAACTCGACGGCCTGTTCCGCCTCGCCGAGCAGCACACCTCCGCGCGCTACCTCAACTTCATCAACGCCGACGTCATCCTGACCCATCACTTCTGGCCGGCGGCCCGTGCCGCACGCCGGGCCCACAACCGCCTGCTGATGGTCGGTCGACGCTACGACGTGCGGATCGACGACGACCTGAGCTTCGACGACGGCTGGGACGATCGGTTGATCGAACGCGCCCACTCGGAGAACCGACTCGGCGGCCCGCAGTTCATCGATTACTTCCTATATCGACGCGGCATCTGGGGACGCATCCCTCCCTTCTCGGTCGCCCGATACTCGTGGGACAACTGGATGGTGTTTCGCGCCCGTCAGCAGCGTGTGCCCGTGATCGATGCCACCGCGGCGCTCCCTACCGTCCACCAGAACCACGAGCCGGCGGAGGTGAATCGTCGCAGGCAGGGCGTCCGTCTCAGCCCGGGGGCACGGCGGAACCTCGAACTCGCCGGCGGCAAGGAATGCCTCTACACCATCTGGGACTCCACCCACGTTCTCAACGTGGACCTGAGCGTCAGCCAGCGGCGTAACAGCGGCCTGGGCGGGGGCATCTGGACCTACCGCCGCTCGACCCGACTCGCCGGCTGACCCCGTTTCACAAGCCCCCGGGGCCGATAAGCCGATGCTGACGACATGCATGAATCGGTCCAATCCGTCGCGATGATCGGCCTTGGCCGTCTCGGTGCGCCGATCGCGGCCTGCCTTGCCGCGGGTGGCTTCCGGGTGGTTGGCGTCGATCTGAAACGGGAGACCGTCGAGGCCATCAACCGTCGGCGACCGCCGGTCTTCGAGCCGGGTCTCGAGGCGATGCTCGGCCGAGTCGACGACCGACTCACCGCCACCGACGACCTGGCCGGCGCGATCCGCCAGACCGACGCCAGCTTCGTTCTGGTCCCGACGCCCAGCGAAACCGACGGCTCCTTCAGCCTCGACTACGTCCTCGCCGCCTGCGAGGAGATCGGCGAGGCGCTGCGAGACCTCGACCGATGGCACCTCGTGACCATCGTCAGCACCGTGATGCCCGGCGACACCAGCGGAGCGATCCAGCACACGCTCGAACGCACCTCGGGCAAGACCTGTGGCGAGGGCTTCGGCCTCTGTTACAGCCCCGAGTTCGTGGCGCTCGGCACCGTCATCCGTGACTATCTCAACCCCGACATGCTGCTGATCGGTGAGTCCGACCCGCGTTCGGGCCGGACACTCGCGAGCATCTACAAGGCCGTCGTCGAGACCGACCCCCCGGTCTCGCGGATGAGCTTCGTGAACGCCGAGATCGCGAAGATCTCGGTCAACGCCTACGTGACCGCCAAGATCACCTTCGCCAACACCCTCGCCGGCATCTGCGAGCGTGTGCCCGGTGCGGATGTTGATGCCGTCACCCAGGCCATCGGTCTCGACTCGCGCATCGGGCGCAAGTACCTCAAGGGCGGCATCGGCTACGGCGGGCCCTGCTTCCCGCGCGACAACGCAGCGCTCGCCCACGTCGCCCGCGCCGCCGGTGCTATCGCTGACTTCCCCGAGACCGTTGACGCCGTCAATCGCCAGCAGGTCGATCGCATGACCGCCCAGGCGCTCGCCGTGATTCCCCCTCAGAGCAAAATCGCCATCCTCGGCCTCTCCTACAAGCCCCAGAGCGACGTCGTCGACGAGTCTCAGCCGGTCATGCTCGCCGAACGACTCGCGCAGGCGGGCCACACGGTTCGGGCCTTCGACCCCGCCGCCACGCCCGCCAACAAGGGCTACACCCTCTGCGACACGCAGGACGCGTGCCTCCTCGACGCCCACGCGGTGGTGCTCGCGACGCCCTGGCCGGGCATGGCCGAGGCGGTGATCGAGCAGGCCAACCAGAAACCCACCATCATCATCGACCCCTGGCGTGTCCTGATCGAGCAGACCATGCCCGCCGGCACGACCTACCTGCCCGGCGGACGACACGTGGTGCTCGGCGACAAGAAGACCGACCGCATCGCAGCCGTCGCGCCGCCGCCCGATGACCTGGCCGCTGCAGGATAAGGAGTTCAGCGTGCCCAGCGTGATGCGTGAGAAGATCTGTCCGCTCGAACGACTCGCTCCACAAGCCGACGCGTGGCGCGCGCAGGGCAAGAGCGTCGCCCTCTGCCACGGCTGCTTCGACCTGGTCCACCCCGGGCACCTGCGTTACCTCGAATTTGCACGGCAGCAGGCCGACGTGCTCGTCGTCTCGCTCACCGGCGACGACGCCATCGAGAAAGCCGACGGCACCCGGCCCTACATCCCCCAGGAACTCCGCGCCGAGAACCTCGCCGCCATCCAACTCGTCGACGCCGTGGTGATTGTCGACGGCGACACCGGCCTGCCGGTCATCGAACGCCTGCGGCCCGACGTCTACATCAAGGGGCGGGAGTATGAGGACTCCGACCACCCCGGCTTTCGTGCCGAACGCGAACGCGTCGAGACCCACGGCGGACGCGTGATCTTCTCCTCCGGCGAGGTGGTCTTCTCCTCCACACGACTCATCGACGATCAGCGTCCCGCGATGGCCGCCTCCGGCTACGGCGAGGCCGACCTCATCACGGCCTCCTGCCGTCGCTGGGGCATCGACCGGGTCTCGCTCGGGCAGATCATCCGCCAACGCTTCAACGATCTCCGCGTCGCCGTCGTCGGCGACATGGTCTGCGACCGCTACGCCTTCTGCGATCGCGGTCTCGCCACCGACGAGGCACCCATCCTGTCCGTGCGCACGAGCGACGAGCAGACCTACCTCGGCGGGGCCGCCGTCATCGCCGCTCACGTCCGATCGCTCGGAGCCGCCTGCACCCTCCTCACCAGCAGCGCCGACGATCACGACGCCCACGCCATGACCGACAAGCTCCAGAGCCTTGGCGTCGAGGTCGACACACGCACCACACGCAGGCTGACGCCCACCAAGCTCCGCTACATCGTCGACAACCAGAAGGTCTTCCGCGTCGAGAAGGGCGGCGACGAGCCGCTCGACTCCGCCGCTCAGGCATCACTCATCAAGGCCGCTACCGAACGCGCGAACGACCTCGACGTTGTCATCTTCGCCGACTTCGGCTTCGGCGTGATCTCGCCGACGCTGCTCCACGACCTCATGCCCGGGCTCCGCAAGCACGTGCACACCATCACCGGAGACGTCTCGGGCATCCGCAGAGGCCTGCTCGCGATGCGCGGCTTCGACCTGGTTACGCCCAACGAACGCGAGGCCCGTGGCGCCGTCGGCGATTTCGAGTCGAGCCTGCCCACGCTCGCGGGCACGATGATGCGCACGGGCGAACTCGCCAACCTGATCGTCACCCTCGGCCGCAAGGGCAGCCTGCTCTTCCGACCCCGGGAGGAGAAACGCGAAGCGTGGTACACCAACCGCCTCCGCTGCGACTACCTCCCCACACTCGCCCCCGGGCCCGCCGTCGACCCGCTCGGCGCGGGTGACGCCCTCCTCGCCGTCGCCTCGCTCGCGCTGGGCTGCGGCGAATCGCTCGCCGTCGCCGGCTATCTCGGCTCCGTCGCCGCCGGCGTGGCCGTCTCCCGGATGGGCAACGAGCCAGTTCGACCCCTGGAACTCCTCCGGTTCCTTGACCACCGCCCCGAACTGCAGGCCGATGACGACCCGCCGATCCGCCTCCCGCACGCGATTTAGACGCCACGTCGAGACGCGAGCAGCCGACCGGGCCTAAAAACACCTGTGAGCAAAGCCGCAGACAACCCGGTCCTGCACGTCATCCTCGGCAACCAGCTCTTCCCGCCGTCACGCATCGCGTCGACAGAGGGCGTGACCTTCTTCATGGCCGAGGACGTCGGACTCTGCACCTACGTCCGCCATCACAAGAAGAAGATCGTCCTCTTTCTCGCCGCCATGCGCTCCCACGCCGAGGCCCTGCAGCAGCGTGACTTCCCCCTGATCTACCGGCGGCTCGATCCGGACAGCGACCAGACCGCCTACGAGGACAAGCTGGCCGAGGCGATCAAACAGACCGGCGCCAAAACCCTCCGCGTCTGGGAGATCGAGGACAAGCCCTTCGAGAGGCGGATCCACGCGTTCGCGGACAACCACGGCCTCGAGCTCGAGGTGTTGCCCAGCCCGATGTTCCTCACGCCCCGCGAGACACTCGATGATTTCTTCAGCGGGAACGATTCGCCGCGCATGGCGAGCTTCTACCAGCAGCAGCGTCGCCGACTGAACATCCTGGTTGATGACGACCGCAAGCCCGCGGGCGGCCAGTGGAGTTTCGACGCCGACAACCGCAAGAAACTCCCCGACAGCGTCAACCCTCCCGGCCTGCCCGACAGCAGCCCCACCCAACACGTCGCAGATGTCATTGACCTGGTCCACGAGCGATTCGGCGATCACCCGGGCATGACCGATGACTTCAACCTGCCCACCACGCGCCGGCAGGCGCTCTACGGCCTCCGCGCCTTTCTGGAACAACGCTTCACGCTCTTCGGCGATTACGAAGACGCCCTCTCACGCCGTGACGACGTCCTATTTCACAGCCTCCTCTCGCCGGCTCTTAACCTCGGCCTGATCACGCCCGACGAGGTCATCGAACGCGCCCTGGAACACAGCGACGGCGAGGACATACCCCTCAACGCCCTCGAGGGCTTCGTCCGCCAGATCATCGGCTGGCGTGAGTTCATCCGAGGCGTCTACCGCACGCACAGCGAGACCCAGGAGCAGGCCAACTTCTTCGACCACCACCGACGTCTGACCCGGCACTGGTGGGATGGCGACACCGGCCTCCCGCCTCTCGACGACGCGATCGACAAGGCCAACCGGCTCGGCTACTGCCACCACATCGAACGCCTGATGGTCCTCGCCAATCTCATGAATCTCTGCGAAATCCACCCGCACGACGCCCACCGCTGGTTCATGGAGATGTTCGTCGACTCCTCCGAGTGGGTCATGGGCCCCAACGTCTACGGCATGGGGCTGTTCTCCGACGGCGGCATCTTCGCCACCAAGCCCTACATCTGCGGCTCCAATTACATCCTGAAGATGAGCGACTACCGCCGAGGCGACTGGTGCGACGTCATGGACGGCCTCTACTGGCGCTTCATCGATAACCACGCCGAGTTCTTCGGCAGCAACCCGCGTATGGCCGTCATGGTCCGCGCCCTCAACAAGCTCAAGCCCGAACGCCGCGACACGATCCTCGCCGCCGCCGAGCGGTTCCTCGACCGGTGCACCACCCCCCAGGCAGCTGCCAAGGCATGACCCACCAACGCAACAATCAGCACCTGCCGACGAAGGCCTGCACCGTTTGCCAGCGACCGATGACCTGGCGACGCAAGTGGGCACGCGACTGGGAGAACGTCCGCTACTGCTCGCAGGCCTGCCGCCGCAAGGCTCGCGAACTCAAGGCGAAGCCATCTCCCTGAGACGCTGCTCCGCCCGCTGCCCCGCATCACTCTCGGGTGCGAGCGACACCGCCGTCTCCAGCAACGCCCGTCTTGAATCCGGATCCAGAGCCTCCCCGCTATGCCGTGCGTACGCTTCAACCATCATCGCCCGCAGCGCAGGCGACCAGCGACGCGGTGCGTCAACCCCCTGCGCGAGCTGCGCGCCCAGGCGGATCTGTTCCTGACCCTCGGCTTGCTGCTCCATCCAGTCCGGCAGGTCGACGAGTGACAGCCCGATGACCGCGTGCACCTCCGCGTCGTCGGGAGCCGCCTCCAGTGAGCGCTTCATCAGGTCACCACCCTCCTCGACCAGCCTGCCTTTAGTCGTGAACAACCACGCCCGCTGGGCCCGCAGCATCATCGCGCTCCCGAAGTAGGCGCTGATCACCGGGTCATCGGGGTATCGTTCGTGAAGGCCGCGCAACGCCTGATACGCCGACCGAGCGAGATCACGATCACCCTTCGCGCCGAGCAGGTGTTCAAGCCGTGCCTTTTCGAAGATGAGCGGGTCCGATGATCCGCGTTCTTTGAGTTGCTGCTCGGCCTCTTCGAGTTGCTCGGCGAAGGTCGTGTCGGTCGGCCAGACAATCTCCGAGGGCGCAATCAAGTCGAGCGTCTGAGCATGCACGCTCCATGACTCGGTGAGGATCAAAACGAGCATAAAAAGATGGACGCGGAGCACGCGAGTTGGCATAACAAAGCATACACAGAGCCGTCCGGCTTGTTGCCCGTTTTTTAAGACCCGTTGCATCGGGCGGTCTAGCATCGTTTCGTGTGTAATCAGACAGTCACGAAAAGGAAACATCATGTCAGCCGCTAGAGCACACAGGCGTGAGAAAGTCATCGTCATTGGTGCCGGGCCCGGAGGACTCGCAACCGCCATGCTGCTCGCCGCGCAGGGCCTGCAGGTCAAGGTTGTTGAACGTCGCGACACCGTCGGCGGACGTACATCGACCTTCGAGCACGACGGGTTCAGCTTCGACATGGGGCCGACCTTTTTTCTGTATCCCCAGATCCTGCGCGAGATCTTCTCGACCTGCGGCCTGCGTCTCGAAGACGAGATCGACCTGATCCGCCTCGACCCGCAGTACCACCTCGTCTTCCAGCAGGGCGGCGAACTGCTGGCCACCCCCGACACCCGTCGCATGCAGGAAGCCATCGCAAAGATCAGCCCCGAAGACGCGCGACGCTTCCCCGACTTCATGAACGACAACCGCGAGAAGTTCGCTCGGTTCGCGCCCATCCTTCAGCGACCGTTCTCCTCCATCCTCGATTGCCTCAGCCCCGAGATGATCAACGCCTTGCCTTCGCTCCGGCCGTGGGCCAGCGTCGACAGCGACCTCGGGCGGCACTTCGACGACGAACGCGTCCGGCTCGCATTCTCGTTCCAGTCGAAGTACCTCGGCATGTCCCCCTTCAACTGCCCGAGCCTCTTCACCATTCTCTCCTACCTCGAATACGACTACGGCGTCTTTCACCCGCGTGGCGGGTGCGGCGCCGTCTCCCGTGCCATGGCTCGCGCCGCGGAACGCCTCGGTGCCGAGGTCCAACTCGATACCCCCGTCGAGGAGATCCTCTTCGACGGTCGTAGAGCCGCGGGCATCCGCACCGCCGAGGGCACCGAACAGGCCGACGCCGTTGTCATCAACGCCGACTTCGGCGACGCCATCACCCGCCTCATTCCCGAAAACAAGCGACGCAAGTACACCGACCGCAAGGTCGCCCGCAAGCGATACTCCTGCTCCACGTTCATGATGTACCTCGGCATCGACGGGCGCTACGACGACCTCGAGCACCACACCATCTTCCTCGCCGAGGACTACCGCAAGAACCTCCAGCAGATCGAGCGTGGCTTCGAGGTTCCCACCAATCCCTCGGTCTACGTCCAGAACGCCAGCGTCACCGACGACTCGCTCGCGCCCGCGGGACAGTCCACGCTCTACGTCCTTGCACCCGTCGCCCACCAGACCGAGCACATCGACTGGGAGCAGCACACTCAGCCCTTCCGCCGACGCGTCCTCGACCAGCTCGCGCATTTCGGGCTTGATGACCTCGAGTCACGCATACGCTACGAGAAGATCATGACGCCGACCCACTGGCAGCAGGACATGCGTGTCTACAAGGGTGCCACGTTCAACCTCGCCCACAACCTCACCCAGATGCTTCACCTGCGACCCAACAACCGCTTCGAGGAGTTCGATGGCGTTTATCTCACCGGCGGCGGAACCCACCCCGGCTCCGGCCTGCCCGTCATCTACGAGTCCGCCCGCATCTCCAGCCGACTCCTCCTCGAAGACATGGGCATCGCCGTCGACTGGCCCGCGCCCTCACCGACCAACGACGTAGAACCCTTACGCATGCCCGAACTCACCGCTGCCGGATAACCCCGTGATCGCCACCTCCGACACCTCGAGTTCGACCTGGGCCTCCTGCCCGCCATGGGGCCCGCCCTGCACCGACTGGTCCACGCTGCCGATACGTCGGCGTCTGGCGATCATCCGGCGCTTCCGCATCACCCTCGCCGCCCATCACGAGCGATGGGTTGACGCCGTCACCCCCGACTGGCGTGAGGATCCTCTCGAGACCCTCACCGCCGAACTCTTCCCGCTCGCCGACGCTGCAAAGTACCTCGAGCGCAACGCAGCCAGCATCCTCAGGCCGCGACGCGTGACCCAGAAGGGCAGCCCGGTCTGGCTCAACAACACCTCCGCAACCATCCACCGCGAGCCCTGCGGCTGGATCCTCATCCTCGCGCCCTCCAATTACCCGCTCATGCTCGCCGGTGTCCAGACGCTCCAGGCACTCGCCGCGGGCAACTCCGTCGCCATCAAACCCTCGCCGGTCGCGCCGCGTGCCATGCAGGTGTTTGTCGAGGCACTCCACGAAGCAGGCGTCCCCGACACCGCGCTGCGTCTGCTCGAACCCGACCACAAGCAACTCGCCGCCGTCTACCCCGGCATCGCCAAGGTCCTGCTCACCGGCAGCCACGAGACCGGGCGTGCCGTCCAGCGCGACCTTGCGCCCCACCTCGTGCCCTCCGTCATGGAACTCTCGGGCGTCGACGCCATGGTCGTCCTCCAGCGGGCCAACCCCGAACTCGTCGCCAACGCACTCGCCTTCGGCATGAAGACCAACGCCTCCGCCACCTGCATCGCACCGCGACGGATCGTGCTCGTCGGTGACCACGCCGACCTTCTCCGCGAACTCCGCTCGGCCATCGACAGCCTCTCGATCAACCGCCGGCACCCCGCCTCCGACCGGTCTCTCGCACAACTCGTCACACGCGCCCGCGCCCTCGGCGGCACGTTCCACGGGAACACCGAAACCGGCCCGCTGCTCATCGACGACCTCCCGCCCGATGCCGAACTCTTCGAGCAGGACGTCATGGCACCCGTTGCCTGTGTCATCCGCGTCAAGAACCGCCTCGAAGCCGTCGAGGCCGTCAACCGATCACCCTACGGGCTCGGCGCTTCCGTCTTCGGTCCTGTCGGCGACGCCACCGAGGTCGCCGAGCGACTCGACGTCGGCACCGTCACCATCAACGACGTCATCGTGCCCACCGCCGACCCCCGACTCCCCTTCGCCGCACGCAAAGCCAGCGGCTTCGGTGTCACCCGGGGCGAACAGGGATTGCTCGAACTCACGCGCACCAAGGTCATCACCGCACGGTCCTCACGCCGCCTGCCCATGCACCTGCTGCCCGAGGCAGCGGCCGCGGCGGGCCAGGCCGTGCCCGCACTCTTTCAACTGATCCACGGCAACGGATGGTGGTCACGGCTCTCGGCCATGACACGGCTCTTCCGTGCCTCACGCAGCCAGAACGAAGGGAAACGCCCATGATCCAGCCCATCCAAACAGACGACCGCGTCGTGGTTATCGGCGCCGGACTCGGCGGACTCGCCGCCGCCTGCACCCTCGCCGCACGCGGGCACCGTGTCACCATCATCGAACGCAACGAGCACCTAGGCGGCAAGGCAGCCGTGCTCGAAGACGGCGGCTACCGCTTCGACATGGGACCCACCATTCTCACCCTGCCCGAGGTCCTCGAACGCATCGCCGGCGAGGCCGGACGCAAGCTCAGCGACCTGCTCGACCTCGTCAAGCTTGAGCCGCAGTGGCGCTGCTTCTTCGACCAGACGGCCGGCGGCGGCGTCCTCGACCTCTTCGGCTCCAACGAGAAGACCGTCGAGCAGATCCGGCAGCTTATCCCGGGCGAGAACGCCGAGAAGGTCGCCGCGGGTTATGAAGACTTCATCGACTACAGCCGCAGGCTACGCAGCATCAGTGACCGCTTCTTCTTCTGGAAACCCATCGGCGGCCTCAAGGACATGTTCGAGACACGGAGCATGTTCGACCTGAGCACCCTCAAAGACGTCTTCGACATCCGCATGGGACGCTCCGTCGCCGGCATGATCCGAGGCCACGTCGGCGACGAACGCGTCTCCCAGATGCTCGACCACTACACCCAGTACGTCGGCTCCTCACCCTTCGGATCCCCCGCCGTCCTCTGCGGCATCGCCGCCATGCAGGCCGACGGCGGGATCTGGTACCCGATGGGCGGCACCGGCGCCGTGCCCAAGGCCCTCGCCGAACTCGCCCAGCACCTTGGCGTCGAGGTCATGACCGGCGCCGAGGTCAGCCGGATCGAAACCCACAAGGGCCACGTCACCGCC
Coding sequences within:
- a CDS encoding FkbM family methyltransferase, with product MSAHPLAVRLSRLLLPRLRPRIEPRPVPGWVLGSGEQGGGWQGWLRRRLLRSFKRPVDVTWIDGLRLTAYPYNEVTRSILMTGLYDPTELSWLRRTLTPGMTFIDGGANLGLYSLIASRCVGDDGRVLAFEPSGREYDRACHHVALNQLENVTVLRAALADRPGRIGIKIADEKHAGHNTLGGFVYHATQLDRVEQVEATTLDDAVREHNLTRVDVVKLDLEGSEHAALQGAAQTLERYRPVLLMEFSDPSLRAQGSSAEALRACVESFGYRLGRIENDDADFEPLPDTSSLEASVNVVAMPREAARRAA
- a CDS encoding glycosyltransferase family 2 protein; this translates as MLPESCQPGPIHDDPPGIERARPCSLAVVIPSYNRAEYLRDAIDSVLAQDHPDLSLLVMDGGSTDGSIEILRSYGDRVAWVSEPDEGHADAINKGWERTRSEVIAWLNADDCFASPRAARLACQYLAASPETDIVYGDCHWIDERGDDRGIAYAQPFSLSFAVVTADHCIPQPASFIRRSVVERVGALSLDVFAKDREFWLRAGLHGRIDYWPRHLADQRNDEGISYLGRRVAPAIVEVTRSFYRLQGVPEDLLRLKPRAMSNAHLRAAYYAWAGGRQWDLYLWHLLCALASDARNLPRIRWHFRRYVGESLGIRKPQRPIPA
- a CDS encoding class I SAM-dependent methyltransferase codes for the protein MTQAQTFESVPIDRVRRFWNDRPCNLRHSPEPVGTRAYFEQVARRKYHVEPHIPRFAQFDRWKGKRVLEVGCGIGTDTISFASAGAHVTAVDLSEASLNLTRQRAEIFGVRDRVRTVHANAEELDQVIDVEPYDLIYSFGVIHHTPHPDTALRALHRFAGPDTQLKLMVYYRYAWKVMAIVLTEGYGRFWKLNELVARSSEAQSGCPVTYTYTRRTAAEWLERCGFEPTAMAVDHVFPYRIADYKEYRYVRSWHFRWMPNLLFRGLERTMGWHLCIDGRAGATS
- a CDS encoding UDP-glucose dehydrogenase family protein — its product is MHESVQSVAMIGLGRLGAPIAACLAAGGFRVVGVDLKRETVEAINRRRPPVFEPGLEAMLGRVDDRLTATDDLAGAIRQTDASFVLVPTPSETDGSFSLDYVLAACEEIGEALRDLDRWHLVTIVSTVMPGDTSGAIQHTLERTSGKTCGEGFGLCYSPEFVALGTVIRDYLNPDMLLIGESDPRSGRTLASIYKAVVETDPPVSRMSFVNAEIAKISVNAYVTAKITFANTLAGICERVPGADVDAVTQAIGLDSRIGRKYLKGGIGYGGPCFPRDNAALAHVARAAGAIADFPETVDAVNRQQVDRMTAQALAVIPPQSKIAILGLSYKPQSDVVDESQPVMLAERLAQAGHTVRAFDPAATPANKGYTLCDTQDACLLDAHAVVLATPWPGMAEAVIEQANQKPTIIIDPWRVLIEQTMPAGTTYLPGGRHVVLGDKKTDRIAAVAPPPDDLAAAG
- a CDS encoding PfkB family carbohydrate kinase, with amino-acid sequence MPSVMREKICPLERLAPQADAWRAQGKSVALCHGCFDLVHPGHLRYLEFARQQADVLVVSLTGDDAIEKADGTRPYIPQELRAENLAAIQLVDAVVIVDGDTGLPVIERLRPDVYIKGREYEDSDHPGFRAERERVETHGGRVIFSSGEVVFSSTRLIDDQRPAMAASGYGEADLITASCRRWGIDRVSLGQIIRQRFNDLRVAVVGDMVCDRYAFCDRGLATDEAPILSVRTSDEQTYLGGAAVIAAHVRSLGAACTLLTSSADDHDAHAMTDKLQSLGVEVDTRTTRRLTPTKLRYIVDNQKVFRVEKGGDEPLDSAAQASLIKAATERANDLDVVIFADFGFGVISPTLLHDLMPGLRKHVHTITGDVSGIRRGLLAMRGFDLVTPNEREARGAVGDFESSLPTLAGTMMRTGELANLIVTLGRKGSLLFRPREEKREAWYTNRLRCDYLPTLAPGPAVDPLGAGDALLAVASLALGCGESLAVAGYLGSVAAGVAVSRMGNEPVRPLELLRFLDHRPELQADDDPPIRLPHAI
- a CDS encoding cryptochrome/photolyase family protein, giving the protein MSKAADNPVLHVILGNQLFPPSRIASTEGVTFFMAEDVGLCTYVRHHKKKIVLFLAAMRSHAEALQQRDFPLIYRRLDPDSDQTAYEDKLAEAIKQTGAKTLRVWEIEDKPFERRIHAFADNHGLELEVLPSPMFLTPRETLDDFFSGNDSPRMASFYQQQRRRLNILVDDDRKPAGGQWSFDADNRKKLPDSVNPPGLPDSSPTQHVADVIDLVHERFGDHPGMTDDFNLPTTRRQALYGLRAFLEQRFTLFGDYEDALSRRDDVLFHSLLSPALNLGLITPDEVIERALEHSDGEDIPLNALEGFVRQIIGWREFIRGVYRTHSETQEQANFFDHHRRLTRHWWDGDTGLPPLDDAIDKANRLGYCHHIERLMVLANLMNLCEIHPHDAHRWFMEMFVDSSEWVMGPNVYGMGLFSDGGIFATKPYICGSNYILKMSDYRRGDWCDVMDGLYWRFIDNHAEFFGSNPRMAVMVRALNKLKPERRDTILAAAERFLDRCTTPQAAAKA
- a CDS encoding DUF2256 domain-containing protein; translation: MTHQRNNQHLPTKACTVCQRPMTWRRKWARDWENVRYCSQACRRKARELKAKPSP